In a single window of the Rhodamnia argentea isolate NSW1041297 chromosome 2, ASM2092103v1, whole genome shotgun sequence genome:
- the LOC115738858 gene encoding non-specific lipid-transfer protein 2-like has protein sequence MAKPCNRSPSPRLVVAALMAALVLLSPDGAPVAEAVTCSATQLSSCVPAMTSSAPPSALCCSKMREQRPCLCEYIRNPNLRQYLTSADGKRVMRVCGVPYPTC, from the coding sequence ATGGCCAAGCCATGCAATCGCTCCCCATCTCCACGCTTGGTCGTGGCAGCTCTCATGGCAGCGCTCGTCCTCCTCTCCCCAGATGGAGCCCCTGTAGCGGAAGCGGTGACGTGCAGCGCCACGCAGCTGAGCTCGTGCGTGCCTGCGATGACCTCATCCGCACCTCCTTCGGCTCTGTGCTGCAGCAAGATGCGAGAGCAGAGGCCATGCCTCTGTGAGTACATCAGGAACCCTAACCTCCGACAGTACCTCACCTCTGCCGACGGCAAAAGGGTCATGCGCGTCTGCGGCGTTCCGTACCCCACGTGCTAG
- the LOC125313634 gene encoding non-specific lipid-transfer protein 2-like, whose amino-acid sequence MATQHRTYSPSLPHTYLSTLLSLVSPMKTMTKPSAIRSPSPRLLAAALVATALVFLAPDRAPVAEAVTCSPTELSSCMSAITSSAPPSALCCSKLRQQRPCLCGYIRNPNLRQYVTSPNAMRVASTCGVPTPTC is encoded by the coding sequence ATGGCCACACAACATAGAACCtactccccctccctcccccacACCTACCTCTCCACTCTCCTTTCACTCGTTTCCCCTATGAAGACCATGACCAAGCCATCAGCCATTCGCTCCCCATCTCCACGCTTGCTCGCGGCAGCTCTCGTGGCGACGGCGCTTGTGTTTCTCGCGCCGGATCGAGCACCAGTGGCGGAAGCCGTGACGTGCAGCCCCACGGAGCTCAGCTCGTGCATGTCCGCGATCACGTCGTCCGCGCCTCCGTCTGCTCTGTGCTGCAGCAAGCTGCGGCAGCAGAGGCCATGCCTCTGCGGGTACATCAGGAACCCGAACCTCCGGCAGTACGTCACCTCTCCCAACGCCATGCGGGTCGCTAGCACCTGTGGCGTCCCGACCCCGACGTGCTAG